In one Pseudomonadota bacterium genomic region, the following are encoded:
- a CDS encoding adenylate kinase, protein MDGTTTPSRTVNLILLGPPGAGKGTQAERLVEAHGMVQLSTGEMLREAKASGTDMGRKVAEVMDSGGLVTDEIVIGLIEEKLTTVEAKGFIFDGFPRTLAQADALGALLDRTGQTLDAVIELQVDDDALVGRIVGRAEEARAAGKPVRADDNEESLKLRLMEYYKKTAPLIGYYHAKGLLRGVDGMGAIDEIADALSDITTSVAA, encoded by the coding sequence ATGGACGGAACGACCACCCCTTCGCGCACAGTCAACCTCATCCTTCTCGGGCCTCCGGGCGCCGGGAAGGGAACGCAGGCCGAGCGCCTCGTGGAGGCTCATGGCATGGTGCAGCTTTCCACCGGCGAGATGCTTCGCGAGGCCAAGGCCTCGGGCACGGACATGGGCCGCAAGGTGGCGGAGGTCATGGATTCAGGCGGCCTCGTCACCGACGAGATCGTCATCGGCCTCATCGAGGAGAAGCTCACGACCGTAGAGGCCAAAGGCTTCATCTTCGACGGCTTCCCGCGCACGCTCGCCCAGGCCGACGCTTTGGGCGCTCTTCTCGACCGCACGGGCCAGACACTCGATGCCGTCATCGAGCTACAGGTCGACGATGATGCTCTCGTGGGCCGCATCGTGGGCCGCGCGGAAGAGGCGCGCGCCGCGGGCAAGCCCGTGCGCGCGGACGACAACGAGGAGAGCCTGAAGCTCCGCCTCATGGAGTACTACAAGAAGACCGCGCCCCTCATCGGCTACTACCATGCCAAGGGGCTTTTGCGCGGCGTCGACGGCATGGGGGCCATCGACGAGATCGCCGACGCTCTCTCAGACATCACGACATCCGTCGCGGCCTGA
- the acs gene encoding acetate--CoA ligase has protein sequence MAPKDISARTPHVGPAEYTHKYALSVSDPDRFWAGEAHRIDWIKPFTKVKNASFEPGNVDIRWFEDGTLNVAANCIDRHLSTRGDQTAIIWEPDDPTTDAPLHITYRDLHASVCRMANVLKGLGVSKGDRVILYLPMIPEAAYAMLACARIGAIHSIVFAGFSPDALAARVQGCDAKLVITADFAPRGGRETPLKANADKALATCGDDVQCLVVKRTGGEIVWNDRDRDYTARAEEASAECEPEEMNAEDPLFILYTSGSTGQPKGVVHTTGGYLVYASLTHEVVFDYQEGDVFWCTADVGWVTGHSYIVYGPLANGATTVMFEGVPTYPDAGRFWEVCAKHQVNQFYTAPTAIRALMGQGTEWVEKHDLSSLRVLGTVGEPINPEAWNWYNDVVGQGRCPIVDTFWQTETGGHMLTPLPYATTLKPGAAQQPFFGVQPVVLEPTSGEVIEGNGVQGVLCMKDSWPGQMRTVWGDHARFEKTYFSDYKGYYFSGDGCRRDEDGDYWITGRVDDVINVSGHRMGTAEVESALVAHAKVAEAAVVGYPHDVKGQGIYAYVTLMGGEEPSDALRKELETWVRAEIGPIAKPDLIQWAPGLPKTRSGKIMRRILRKIAEDDFGALGDTSTLADPSVVDDLIANRMNRV, from the coding sequence ATGGCACCCAAAGATATCAGCGCCCGCACCCCCCATGTGGGCCCCGCCGAATACACCCATAAGTATGCCTTGTCCGTCTCCGATCCCGATCGCTTTTGGGCCGGGGAGGCGCATCGGATCGACTGGATCAAGCCCTTCACCAAGGTGAAAAACGCATCCTTCGAGCCCGGCAACGTCGATATCCGCTGGTTCGAGGACGGCACGCTGAACGTCGCCGCGAACTGCATCGACCGTCACCTCTCCACCCGCGGCGATCAGACGGCCATCATCTGGGAGCCCGACGACCCTACGACGGACGCGCCGCTCCACATCACCTACCGTGACCTCCACGCCTCCGTCTGCCGCATGGCAAACGTGCTCAAGGGCTTGGGTGTCTCGAAGGGCGACCGGGTCATCCTCTACCTCCCGATGATCCCGGAAGCCGCCTATGCGATGCTCGCCTGCGCGCGCATCGGCGCGATCCATTCCATTGTGTTTGCTGGTTTCTCCCCGGACGCCCTCGCGGCGCGGGTCCAAGGCTGTGACGCCAAGCTCGTCATCACCGCGGATTTCGCGCCGCGGGGCGGACGAGAAACGCCGCTCAAGGCCAATGCTGACAAGGCGCTCGCCACCTGCGGCGACGATGTCCAGTGCCTCGTGGTCAAACGCACGGGGGGCGAGATCGTCTGGAACGACCGCGACCGCGACTACACCGCGCGCGCGGAGGAGGCCTCCGCCGAATGCGAGCCTGAGGAGATGAACGCAGAGGACCCGCTCTTCATCCTCTACACCTCTGGCTCCACGGGCCAGCCGAAGGGTGTGGTGCATACGACGGGGGGGTATCTCGTATATGCTTCGCTCACGCACGAGGTCGTCTTCGACTACCAGGAGGGCGACGTCTTCTGGTGCACCGCCGATGTCGGCTGGGTCACGGGCCACAGCTACATCGTCTATGGTCCCCTCGCGAATGGCGCGACGACCGTGATGTTCGAGGGCGTGCCGACCTACCCGGATGCGGGCCGCTTCTGGGAGGTCTGCGCCAAGCACCAGGTCAACCAATTCTATACCGCGCCCACGGCGATCCGCGCGCTCATGGGCCAGGGGACGGAGTGGGTCGAGAAGCACGATCTCTCCTCGCTTCGCGTGTTGGGCACGGTGGGCGAGCCCATCAATCCGGAGGCGTGGAACTGGTACAACGATGTCGTGGGCCAAGGCCGCTGCCCCATCGTCGATACGTTCTGGCAGACGGAGACAGGCGGGCACATGCTCACGCCGCTCCCCTATGCCACGACACTCAAGCCCGGCGCGGCGCAGCAGCCCTTCTTCGGCGTGCAGCCTGTCGTGCTCGAGCCGACCTCCGGCGAGGTGATCGAGGGCAACGGCGTCCAAGGCGTCCTTTGCATGAAGGACAGCTGGCCCGGGCAGATGCGCACCGTCTGGGGCGATCACGCGCGCTTCGAGAAGACGTATTTCAGCGACTACAAAGGCTACTACTTCTCGGGCGACGGCTGCCGCCGCGACGAGGATGGCGATTACTGGATCACGGGGCGCGTCGATGACGTCATCAACGTCTCCGGCCACCGCATGGGCACGGCGGAGGTTGAATCCGCGCTCGTGGCCCATGCCAAGGTCGCCGAGGCGGCCGTCGTCGGCTACCCCCATGATGTGAAGGGGCAGGGGATCTACGCCTATGTCACCCTCATGGGCGGGGAAGAGCCGTCGGACGCGCTCCGCAAGGAGCTCGAGACCTGGGTCCGCGCCGAGATCGGCCCGATCGCCAAGCCCGATCTCATCCAGTGGGCGCCGGGCCTGCCTAAAACGCGCTCCGGCAAGATCATGCGCCGCATCCTGCGCAAGATCGCCGAGGACGATTTCGGCGCGCTGGGCGACACGTCCACGCTCGCCGATCCGTCGGTCGTCGACGATCTCATCGCCAACCGCATGAACCGGGTGTAG